A segment of the Zingiber officinale cultivar Zhangliang chromosome 8B, Zo_v1.1, whole genome shotgun sequence genome:
taaaaacaataaataactAAATTAACCAAATTTTCCTGATGTAGAGGCAATCAAGAAAGCTGCATAAGTAAATATATAACCTACGGAAAAGTGAGCTAATCCGACCAATCTTGCTTGCACAATGGAAAGAGCCACTGGCTTATCTCTCCATCGAATCAAATTAGCCAAAGGTGTGCGTTCATGAGCCCATGCTAAAGTTTCAATCAATTCCTGCCAATATCCACGCCAAGAAATTAAGAACATAAATCCAGTAGCCCAAACAAGATgtccaaataagaacatccaagCCCATACGGATAAACTATTCATACCAAAAGGGTTATATCCATTGATAAGTTGTGAAGAGTTTAACCATAGATAATCTCTTAACCACCCCATCAAATAGGTAGAAGATTCATTAAATTGTGAAACGTTACCCTGCCATAATGTGATGTGTTTCCAATGCCAATAAAAAGTAACCCATCCAATGGTATTTAACATCCAGAAAACTGCCAAATAAAATGCGTCCCAAGCAGAAATATCACAAGTACCGCGGCGCCCTGGCCCGTCACAAGGAAAACTATAACCAAAATCCTTTTTATCTGGCATTAACTTGGAACCACGTGCATCTAAAGCACCTTTTACTAAAATCAATGTAGTTGTATGCAAACCTAGAGCAATAGCATGATGAACCAAGAAGTCTCCAGGACCTATTGTTAAGAAGAGTGAATTACTATTCTCATTAACTGCATTCAACCAGCCCGGTAACCATATGCTTCGGCCTGCGTTGAATGCTGGGCCATTCGTTGAAGATAAGAGTACATCGAACCCGTATGAAGTCTTACCATGAGCGGATTGTATCCATTGGGCAAATATGGGTTCGATCAAGATTTGTTTTTCCGGAGTACCAAAAGCGAGCATGACATCATTATGAACATAAAGGCCCAAGGTATGGAACCCAAGAAAGAGGCTGGCCCAACTTAAATGAGATATGATAGCTTCTTTATGGTCTAACATTCTTGCCAATACATTATCCTCATTCTGTTCCGGATTGTAATCTCTAATGAAGAATATAGCTCCATGAGCAAAAGCTCCTGTCATGATAAACCCTGCAATGTATTGGTGATGAGTATATAACGCAGCTTGAGTAGTAAAGTCTTGTGCTATGAATGCATAAGCAGGTAAAGAGTACATGTGTTGAGCTACTAAGGAAGTAATAACCCCTAAGGAGGCTAAAGCAAGACCTAATTGAAAATGAAGCGAATTATTGATTGTGTCATAAAGACCTTTATGTCCGCGCCCTAATCGACCCCCTGGAGGAATATGTGCTTCTAAAAGATCTTTGATACTGTGCCCAATCCCGAAGTTAGTTCTATACATATGACCTGCGATCAGGAAAAGAATTGCGATAGCTAAATGATGATGAGCAATATCGGTCAGCCATAAACTTTGTGTTTGTGGATGGAATCCACCGAGAAGGGTTAGAATGGCAGTTCCCGCTCCTTGGGAAGTACTAAATAAATGGCTACTCGAATCAGGGTTTTGGGCATAAAGATTCCACTGACCCGTAAAAAGTGGTCCCAACCCTTGAGGATGGGGTAATACGTCTAAAAAATTATTCCATCTAACGTACTGTCCCCTGGATCCGGGAATAGCTACATGAACTAAATGTCCTGTCCAAGCCAAAGAACTTACTCCAAAAAGTCCTGACAAATGATGATTTAGACGAGATTCTGCATTTTTGAACCACGAAACACTTGGTTTCCATTTCGGTTGTAGGTGTAACCAACCCGCTATTAAAGATATAGcagaaagaaataatagaaaaagagcTCCAGTATAAAGATCTTCATTAGTGCGTAATCCGATTGTATACCACCACTGATAAACACCGGAATAAGCGATATTCACTGGACCAGTAGCACCTCCTCGAGTAAAAGCTTCCACAGCCGGTTGACCAAAATGAGGATCCCAAATTGCATGAGCAATGGGTCTTACATGTAAAGGGTCTTGTATCCATGACTCAAAATTTCCTTGCCAAGCTACATGAAAGAGATTTCCGGACGTCCACAGAAAAATTATTGCTAACTGACCAAAGTGAGAAGCAAAAATATTCTGATAAAGACGTTCCTCAGTAATATCATCATGACTCTCGAAGTCATGTGCGGTAGCAATACCAAACCAAATACGACGAGTGGTGGGGTCCTGAGCTAAGCCTTGGCTAAACCTCGGAAATCTTAATGCCATAATGCCTTTCAAATCCTCCTAGCCATTATCCTACTGCAATAATTCTTGCTAAGAAGAATGCCCATGTTGTGGCAATTCCACCCAGAAGGTAATGGGTTACTCCTACAGCACGTCCTTGTACAATGCTCAAGGCTCTAGGCTGAGTAGCAGGAGCAACTTTTAATTTGTTATGAGCCCAAACGATGGATTCAATGAGTTCTTGCCAATAACCACGGCCGCTGAATAGAAACATTAAACTGAAAGCCCATACAAAATGAGCACCCAAGAAAAAAAGACCATATGCAGATAATGAAGAACCATAAGACTGAATTACCTGAGATGCCTGTGCCCATAAGAAATCTCGGAGCCACCCATTAATAGTAATGGAACTCTGCGCAAAGTTTCCTCCTGTAATATGAGTTACTACTCCTTGATCACTTATAGTACCCCAAACATCCGACTGCATTTTCCAACTGAAATGGAAAATAACTACCGAAATGGAATTGTACATCCAGAATAGACCTAAGAAGACATGATCCCAGGCGGATACTTGACATGTCCCCCCTCTTCCAGGTCCATCACAAGGGAAACGAAAACCAAGATTTGCTTTATCAGGGATCAAACGGGAACTGCGAGCAAATAGAACACCCTTCAGTAGTATCAATACAGTTACGTGGATCGTAAATGCATGAATATGATGGACTAAAAAGTCTGCGGTTCCTAATGGAATAGGTAACAAAGCAACTTTGCCGCCTACTGCTATCAACTCACCACCTCCCCAAGTTAAGCTGGTACTTGCTGTTGCACCAGGAGCTGTTATGCCAGGTGCTAAAGCATGGGTGTTTTGTACCCATTGAGCAAGGATGGGTTGTAATTGTATAGCGGTATCTGAAAACATATCTTGGGGACGTCCTAAAGCACTCATGGTATCATTATGAATATACAAGCCAAAACTGTGAAAACCTAAAAATATACATACCCAGTTAAGATGTGATATGATTGCATCGCGGTGTCTAAGGACACGATCTAATAGATCGTTGTATCGAGTAGTTGGATCGTAATCTCTTACCATAAAAATTGCTGCATGTGCAGCAGCACCAACTATAAGAAACCCACCGATCCACATGTGATGGGTGAACAACGAAAGTTGTGTACCATAGTCAATAGCTAGGTATGGATAGGGAGGCATGGAATACATATGGTGAGCTACAACAATGGTTAAAGAACCTAACATAGCGAGGTTAAGAGATAATTGAGCATGCCACGATGTTGTTAGGATTTCATAGAGTCCCTTATGGCCCTGCCCTGTAAATGGACCTTTATGAGCCTCTAAAATATCTTTAAGGCCATGACCAATGCCCCAGTTAGTTCTATACATATGACCTGCGATCAGGAAAAGAATTGCGATAGCTAAATGATGGTGTACAATATCGGTCAGCCATAGACCACCCGTTATTGGGTCTAATCCTCCACGAAAAGTCAGAAATTCTGCGTATTTTGACCAATTCAAGGTGAAAAAGGGGGTTGCTCCCTCGGCAAAACTAGGATAAAGTTGAGCCAAAAGGTTCCGATTTAAGATAAATTCATGAGGAAGTGGTATTTCTTTAGGATCAACTCCAGCGTCGAGAAATTGGTTAATCGGTAAAGATACATGGATTTGGTGTCCCGCCCAAGAAAGAGACCCAAGTCCTAATAACCCCGCTAGGTGGTGATTTAACATGGATTCCACATCTTGGAACCAAGCCAATTTTGGGGCGGCTTTATGATAATGGAACCAACCGGCAAAAAGCATTAACGATGCAAAGACCAATGCCCCAATGGCGGTACAATAAAGTTGTAATTCATTAGTTATTCCAGATGCTCGCCAAATTTGAAAAAAACCGGAGGTTATTTGTATTCCTCGGAAACCCCCACCCACATCACCATTCAATATTTCTTGACCCACTATTGGCCAAACTACCTGGGCACTGGGTGCAATGTGAGTAGGATCACTTAGCCATGCTTCATAATTTGAAAAACGGGCGCCATGGAAGTACATCCCACTCAACCAAAGAAAGATAATGGAGAGTTGACCGAAATGAGCACTAAATACTTTTCGAGAGATCTCCTCCAAATCACTGGTATGACTATCGAAATCGTGAGCATCAGCATGTAGGTTCCAGATCCAAGTGGTAGTATCGGGGCCTTTAGCTATTGTTCTTGAGAAATGGCCGGGTCTGGCCCATTCCTCGAAAGAGGTTTTTATAGGATCCCTATCTACAACAATTTTAACTTCTGGTTCCGGCGAACGAATAATCATTAAGTCCTCCTCTTTCCGGACAACACATACAAAGAGACCCGCCAATCATCAAGTTTTTAGTGAACCTCCGAAAGATagctattttttttatgattaatCCTTTTTTTCCTATCTCTCATCCATCTATTTAGTTATTCACTAGAGCAATTATGATATGTCAATCCGAGGCAAGTGTTCGGATCTATTATGACATAACGATTAGGTGCCCAAGGGGCCTGTTTTCCCTTGGAAAGTACTTTCCCGGCGAAAcgaaaaaacaatttttttttgcaaCCTAAACTAGTACACTTATATCTGAATGTATAAGTACCCATATGAATCTACTTCTATAAAATATTCTATTCCTTTACTAGAAATCACAAGATCATTCATTAGAATTAATAAGATCCATTGCTATATCTTATCCATATTTAGTCATTCCACTGTATCTTGTATCTTTCTTTTACTAGCTTTATTAGTTTTATTCTATACCGTTTTATCCCTATGAGATACCATAcaatgattttataaagaaaggaTATAATGAAACTCTTGGTTGGATCTTTTCATGGGAACACGATCTATTTTATTTGATTGATGGATCCAACAACtaattttaatgaattaaaaaGGGGAGTGGTCTTATTCAAAACGCCTCGTGATCTTCAACCAATTTTGTGCTTCAATATAATTACCCGGACTAAGCGCTATAGCTTGTTTCCAATACTCAGCAGCTTGATCGGACCAAGCCTCTGCAATTTCAGAATCACCTTGTAGAATGGCCTGTTCTCCCCGGTCGGAATAGGTAACTCCTTCCCTTCGAACCGTACTTGAGAGTTTCCTACCTCATACGGCTCGACAATCGATTCTTTTTGCTTGCGCCCCGTCTTAATCTACCTTATGTTAATAtgttaattgaattaaatttgtCATATTGTCATAAAAGTATCCCATTTTTGTTGGGTTAGCCAGAAGAAATTAATTACATAAGTTTAAAACTCTAATTTTTTGATCAATAAAAAGCTTTATCTTTTCTCCCACCTTCAGAGGAATGAAGTATGGATCGACCCTATATCCTATATATAATAGTGTTAAAATATAGTGTTAGAATTCTCTGAAAGGTAACTATCTCGATTGCATATATGGAATTTATATAATATAGAtatagaatttttgaaaaagacTTTCCTCCCTAATATCCTAACTAATATAATATAAGAAAAAAGAACTTACGATCTTTGGGATCTGATGCTACACCGCTGCTCAATACCTTAGTGGATCAACTCTATTACATAATTTGATTCCTAACTTTTATCCTGTATCACGGGATAAGTAAGCAAAGCAGTTCTTAACTCTATCAACCAAATAGCTTGCTAATTGATCTTTACGGTGCTTTCTCTATCAATTCAATCCTTTATCCATGGAGTATATAGGCTTTATCCATTTCTTCTTAATTTTGGTTCTCGTGAAGTCTCTTTACTTGCTACAGCTGATAAAAACCGTTGCTTTAGACGACGCATATGTAGAAAACCTATTTCATTCTAGTATTTACTAGTTAATTGgatctttttttcttctttctatagtAGAGATAGTCGCACGTAATGACAGATCACGGCCATATTATTAAAAGCTTGTGGTAAGAATGGGTTTCGTTCCAGTGCCCGGAAATAATATTCCAAAGCCCTTGTATGCTCTCCGTTGCTTGTGTGTATAAGTCCTATGTTATAGAGTATATAACTTCGATCATAGGGATCAATTTCTGGTCGCGTAGCTTCATAATAATTTTGTAAAGCTTCCGCATAATTTCCTTCGGATTGAGCCAACATCCGTTACGGTCGTTCATTCTATTCAAAGAATCTCCGTTCCAGAACCGTACGTGAGATTTTCATTTCATATGGCTCCTCCCTTCTTTCTGCGCATAGTACTAAGGGAAATAATCCATGAAATTCAAATTTGACTATTCTCATTATGAACTGAAAGGAGCTAGTATTTTTACAAGAAATCTCTAGCCAGCCTTCCTGCAAGAGGTTTTTTATTAACACCAACTGTATTAGTATATTAGTACTAGATGGAAATGGTAACTCCAACAATTTCTTTGTCCTCAACGCCCCCTATTTCCAGGAATTAGTCACTTCAACGATCTTTGATGGTTATACGGATACCCAAAGTACAAACGAGATGGATGTTTGTTGTCCCAACCATTCTTGTTAGCCCCGATACCGATAAGGAAAAGGGTAATTTATAACAAAGTTTTCATGTTGTTGATTCCTAGGTGTAGTGCTTCTTCCCCTATGCTGCCTATTGGTactagtggagtagggttgactCGCAATATGGAACCCATAGGTGTAACCTTTCGCtaaatactaaaatcaacaattgaaGCATCCGTAGGGCCCCCaaccttcgacggaggtatgcattctcatctacCGTAGCTCTTGGCCTCGTTACACTATTTCGATTTcctctcgcctgacttgagcgtcagagggtcgtcgccgggatccCCTTCCCAGTTCAGTTTTGTTGCAAGTTCACCGGAGACCACGTCATCCCGGAGTCTACATGGAGTCAGCAAAGAGCGCCACACCCCCAGCATCCATCGACTCAGctctcggacaagatcaaatATATCTGAAAAATTTAATacctgttttaaaaattattgctattaatatattaagtcaaattggtATATGAatgcatggatataatcaggagaagtaaacaaacacatagaaactagttCCGTGTTAATCTGAGATAATTTAATCCATCGGTCAATTTTATCCAAAATCGATTGATGAatcaaatgacctcggattgacatgaaactagttcctatgtgttcgtctaccttttctgattatatccatatcctcaaatgtcaatttgactcaatatattaagagtaataattttttaaatataaaaatatttgaataatttaattcatattcaaaaaatcattaccctcaatatattgggtcaaatttgtATTTGAAGGCATGGATATTATAGAAGAGATAGACAAATATATAATAACTAGTTTCATGTTAATCCGAGATCATTTGGTCCATCAGCTGATTTTGGACAAAATCGACTAATGGAACAAATGACCTcgaattgatatgaaactagttcttatgtgttcgtctactactcctgattatatccatgtccAAAAATGCCAATTTGACCCAATATGTTGAGAGTAacgattttttaaatatgaattaaattttttaaatataatcatgtttaaaaaattaatactttcaatatattgagtcaaattgacgttTAAGGGCATAGATATAATCATAAGAGATAGacaaacacataggaactagtttcatgtcaatccgaggttaTTTGATTCATCAGTCGATTTTGTCCAAAATCGTCTGATGGATCAAATGACCTTGgatttgttaggaccgaaaagtagctagaggggggggggggggggggaatagcttcgcgtgtgctcgtcgtgcttcgttgcttgtttcttcaaagtgatgcgcagcggaatacaaagaaacaaattacaacaatgctaacaataggattttacttggtatccacctcacaagaggtgactagtccaaggatccacgcacacacacacacctccactaataaacactccttttcggtaactaccgaaggcggagaagccctacaagactctcaatacaagtagaagaaagggtagtaaagaataagcaaaagcttacaagagatgcagtaaaaaccctagcttcttcttcttcttgttgcaactcgcctcttgacttggatgaacctccaagaaccttcaagaactggcggtgaggagcttagagagtgctggggaggagccgTGATGAATCTGGGAATCGGTGAAgttgccgaaggaaatgaacgcctgcggcttaaatcgacgctaacggtcaaatcccgatcgattggaatgctcccaatcgatcgggaggctggatcgatccacggatcgatccagcgcctctATGCTGgaaaaacttcggatcgatccacggatcgatccggcgcttatcgctccaggccccaatcgatccaccgatcgattgggacctctgatcgatccaccgatcgatccgaggtTCTCGCgtggactcaccggatcgatcggtggatcgatccagatctggatcgatccacggatcaatccaaactcggatcaatccacggatcaatccaaaccggctggatcggctgatcaatccggatcttggttttgcccaaaaccaagcccaaagcccctaaaccaaaatctagtcaaccatgacttgttggtacataagacctagcatccggtcatccttgaccagctaggactctctcaccaagtgtctggtcaatccctttgacccacttggacttttctcttcttaccaagtatccggtctctccctaagacctacttggacttttcttcctcgtgccaagtatccggtcaatccctttgacctatttggactctcaccagatgtctggtcaaccttgacccatctggatttctcttgcctggcttcactcaccaggatttttctcctgcctaacttcactcactaggtctttcacctggcttcactcaccaggattttgctcctgcctaacatcccagttaggacttcccagtcaagtatctggtcatccttgacctacttgactcttcttcaatcaaccttgtattgtcaaacatcgaaatccaaaccaagactcaagcttggtcaaccaggtcaaccttgacctgaggaatgttgcaccaacaatctccccctttttgatgtttgacaataccaacactatc
Coding sequences within it:
- the LOC122016163 gene encoding photosystem I P700 chlorophyll a apoprotein A2 → MALRFPRFSQGLAQDPTTRRIWFGIATAHDFESHDDITEERLYQNIFASHFGQLAIIFLWTSGNLFHVAWQGNFESWIQDPLHVRPIAHAIWDPHFGQPAVEAFTRGGATGPVNIAYSGVYQWWYTIGLRTNEDLYTGALFLLFLSAISLIAGWLHLQPKWKPSVSWFKNAESRLNHHLSGLFGVSSLAWTGHLVHVAIPGSRGQYVRWNNFLDVLPHPQGLGPLFTGQWNLYAQNPDSSSHLFSTSQGAGTAILTLLGGFHPQTQSLWLTDIAHHHLAIAILFLIAGHMYRTNFGIGHSIKDLLEAHIPPGGRLGRGHKGLYDTINNSLHFQLGLALASLGVITSLVAQHMYSLPAYAFIAQDFTTQAALYTHHQYIAGFIMTGAFAHGAIFFIRDYNPEQNEDNVLARMLDHKEAIISHLSWASLFLGFHTLGLYVHNDVMLAFGTPEKQILIEPIFAQWIQSAHGKTSYGFDVLLSSTNGPAFNAGRSIWLPGWLNAVNENSNSLFLTIGPGDFLVHHAIALGLHTTTLILVKGALDARGSKLMPDKKDFGYSFPCDGPGRRGTCDISAWDAFYLAVFWMLNTIGWVTFYWHWKHITLWQGNVSQFNESSTYLMGWLRDYLWLNSSQLINGYNPFGMNSLSVWAWMFLFGHLVWATGFMFLISWRGYWQELIETLAWAHERTPLANLIRWRDKPVALSIVQARLVGLAHFSVGYIFTYAAFLIASTSGKFG
- the LOC122016162 gene encoding photosystem I P700 chlorophyll a apoprotein A1, which gives rise to MIIRSPEPEVKIVVDRDPIKTSFEEWARPGHFSRTIAKGPDTTTWIWNLHADAHDFDSHTSDLEEISRKVFSAHFGQLSIIFLWLSGMYFHGARFSNYEAWLSDPTHIAPSAQVVWPIVGQEILNGDVGGGFRGIQITSGFFQIWRASGITNELQLYCTAIGALVFASLMLFAGWFHYHKAAPKLAWFQDVESMLNHHLAGLLGLGSLSWAGHQIHVSLPINQFLDAGVDPKEIPLPHEFILNRNLLAQLYPSFAEGATPFFTLNWSKYAEFLTFRGGLDPITGGLWLTDIVHHHLAIAILFLIAGHMYRTNWGIGHGLKDILEAHKGPFTGQGHKGLYEILTTSWHAQLSLNLAMLGSLTIVVAHHMYSMPPYPYLAIDYGTQLSLFTHHMWIGGFLIVGAAAHAAIFMVRDYDPTTRYNDLLDRVLRHRDAIISHLNWVCIFLGFHSFGLYIHNDTMSALGRPQDMFSDTAIQLQPILAQWVQNTHALAPGITAPGATASTSLTWGGGELIAVGGKVALLPIPLGTADFLVHHIHAFTIHVTVLILLKGVLFARSSRLIPDKANLGFRFPCDGPGRGGTCQVSAWDHVFLGLFWMYNSISVVIFHFSWKMQSDVWGTISDQGVVTHITGGNFAQSSITINGWLRDFLWAQASQVIQSYGSSLSAYGLFFLGAHFVWAFSLMFLFSGRGYWQELIESIVWAHNKLKVAPATQPRALSIVQGRAVGVTHYLLGGIATTWAFFLARIIAVG